One Drosophila willistoni isolate 14030-0811.24 chromosome 2R unlocalized genomic scaffold, UCI_dwil_1.1 Seg167, whole genome shotgun sequence DNA segment encodes these proteins:
- the LOC6641966 gene encoding caltractin, whose translation MELTNSNLGSVISTTTVMQSMQSLNKVRQKKRTKGLPTFDLSLEQKIDIKKAFDLFDTECTGFIEVKELRVAIRALGFEPKKEEIRRMMEEIDKDKTGRIAFNDFLYLMRLKMAEKDTKQDIMKAFSFFDDDRTGRISFDNLKRVAQELGENLTDEELQEMIDEADLDGDGEVGRDEFLAVMKKTNLI comes from the coding sequence atggAACTGACCAATAGCAACTTGGGTAGCGTGATCTCAACGACCACAGTGATGCAATCGATGCAGTCGTTGAATAAGGTTCGCCAGAAGAAACGCACCAAGGGTTTGCCCACCTTCGATTTGTCATTGGAGCAGAAAATCGATATTAAGAAAGCCTTCGATCTATTTGATACCGAATGCACAGGATTTATAGAGGTAAAAGAACTTCGTGTGGCCATACGCGCATTAGGTTTTGAGCCCAAGAAGGAAGAAATTCGTCGCATGATGGAAGAAATCGATAAAGATAAAACGGGTCGTATAGCTTTCAATGATTTCTTGTATCTGATGCGTCTGAAGATGGCCGAGAAGGATACCAAACAGGACATTATGAAAGCATTCTCATTCTTCGACGATGATCGCACTGGCAGAATCTCGTTTGACAATCTGAAACGCGTGGCCCAAGAGTTGGGGGAAAATCTAACCGATGAGGAATTACAAGAGATGATTGATGAGGCCGATTTGGATGGCGATGGAGAGGTCGGTCGCGATGAGTTCTTGGCTGTCATGAAGAAGACCAATTTGATTTAG